The region atcatcatcatcaaccttctccttatcatcatcatcattctcctactcctcctcatcatcatcattctcctcctcctcctcctcctcctcatcagcatcatcatcctcaCAGTAAATCCTTTGAAAGACTTTAAAGACACAATGTTGTTGACTACACCAGACCGATGTGTTGCCAAACTGTTTCTAGCCGTTTCCCTACTTATACGTGCATCCCTCTTTTTCGCTTTTCCCTCCCCCCAGTTTGTGACTTCGACATGGTCGGTCCTGAAGGCTACGTGGAGTCGGCCGCGATATCAGCAGAGAGTCGGGCCCTGCCCACCGAGGCTGTGGACTGCAGGTGGTACATCCGTGCTCCGCCCAAATCTAAGGTGAGGATGGGAGCTTTAAGTGTGGGAAGAGGTTGGGTCTGTTGTTGTGATGTCCGTTGTCGTGGCATCTTAATCCTGGCCGTTAGCTGTGATGTTTCTGTATTTGGTGTCTTCTGCATAAGGCACGATGGTGCTTGAATTTTACTTGTGAAAGCATTCCTTCCTGACATATTCACGTCCATCTCATTCCTTCCCAGATCTACCTGCGTTTCCTGGAGTACGAGATGCACAACTCCAACGAGTGCAAGCGCAACTTCGTGGCCATCTACGACGGCAGCAGCTCGGTGGAGCACCTGAAGAACAAGTTCTGCTCCACAGTGGCCAACGACGTCATGCTGGTCAACTCGGTGGGAGTGGTGCGCTTGTGGGCCGACGAGGGGAGCCGCAAGAGCCGCTTCAAGATCCTCTTCACCACCTTCCACTCGCGTGAGTCGCGGCACCCTTGGCTTTGGACATATGTCTACTTAATGACTCAATGGCTCGGACGTGATGGAGAAATGATGAATTATCAGTCCCGCATTCGAAAGACAGTCCCGCGTCAAGTTCAGACCCTTTCTGACACACCTATCGGTTTTCGGCTGCTTATTGTAGCctcattatttgtattatgtcATCATATTCGTATTTATATTTGCATCATATTGATATTCATGAAACATCAATCTTATGCAATCAATCCTATTGCTATTGCAGTAGGATTGATTGTGTAATGTTGATGTTATATGAATTTCAATCATATTCATTAACCCTATTGCCTTTTGAATGGCAGCTCCTTGTGAAGGAGACACGTTCTTCTGCCACAGTAACATGTGCATCAACAACACACTGGTGTGCAACGGTATCCAGAACTGTGTCTACCCCTGGGACGAGAACCACTGTAAAGGTAACACACAAAATCCCACTGCATCCACCCCTCTCTAAATGCTTTTGTTTTACTACAGTCGATTACATCTCATGTGGACATAGATTTACTATACACATACTAGGCACTATCCCTGCTCAAGACtcgctggctgtcgccttgcaaggttgacaccgccgtcgaaACATTTACTGTATATTTAATGAAGCTATAGCTATTTCCCTTTCCTGCCTCCTTTTTGCTTTATTCCATTTAATAATTGTCTATGACTATGTCtattcatacatatatatatacagtatatactgtatatatagacagatcgactgactgactgatagGTATTTCATTCATCCCTGAGGGGAAATGAAGGTGTTAGGGCATTCAGGTCAGAGTTGACTTCCTAGATATACATATCATGAGAAGAAGTGTTTAGCCTGTTGGATATAGCATTCACATGATTGGGTCAGCGTTGCTTCTGTCCTCCTCCTATCAGAGAAGAGAGTATCGAGTATCCTGGACACCCTGGATCACACAAACCTCACCATTATCGCAGTGACCATTATCGGAGTGATCATCCTGCTGGTCATCTCTGTCATCATCCAGATCAAACAGCCGCGCAAGAAGTACATCATCCGCAGGTTGGGCTTCTTTTCAGTGACTTGGGAGTCAGGGTTCAAgtacttgtttttttgttgctgaAATTGCCGAATTATACCCCAAAAGAATATTCTGAGCAGCTGCTTGTACAAATACACGCTCCTAACAAAATGTGAGAACAAAAATAACCTTTCTTGATTAAACATTAACATTCAAAGTACAAGTCAACCCTGTTATTTTTACTAGTATCATTTTACAAATTAGAAAAACAAGAAGATTACGATTTGCACTTTTTTGCACATATTCAAACATTCAAATTGTACGGACGATTCTGATTCCCAGCGGGCCTCTGTATGAACGTGTGACCCTACTGAAGCATGTGTGCTctgtgctctcctctcctccctccagggaTGACTTCGACCCCGCCTTGCTCCACCCGGGGTTCGAGCCGCCGCACTATGAGCTCTGCACGCTGCGCCGCGCCCCGTCCCGCGAGCTCAGCGACgcggacgccgccgccgactACGACCGCTTCCACACGCTGCTCCGTTCGTCCTCCCGCTGCATCCGCGACCACCACTGCGGCTCGCAGCAGGGCAGCATGCACGGGAGCATGCACGGGAGCGTGCACGGGAGCGTGCACGGGAGCGTGCACGGCAGCCGCAGCAACCTGAGCCTGCGGGACGGCTCTGCCGCCATCTTGACCGATGGAGGCGGGCCTCTGggtctggctccgccccctcctcctcctccaccaccaccgcctctgcCGTTGCCCCCGGCGATGCTGTTGGCCCAGCAGTCGCCGCGCAACGGCATGTTGCGCCACACCGCGCCGGTGGGCCGACGCAGCATGGTGATGAACCacgaggacgaggatgaggaggaggaagaggacgaggaggatgaggaggagctgATGATGGAGGACGACGGTGTACATCACAGAGCGCcgcatcaccacctccaccaccagcaccaccaccccggGCAGCAGTACCACCACCAGGGATTCTTCCCCAGCATGGAGCAGAGCCACGCCCCACACCACGGAATGTCCAACGACTactaggtggaggtggaggtggtggaggagaaggaggtggtggaggaggaggagaaggaggtggtggaggagaaggaggtggtggagtaggaggaggggtaaggggatgaggaggaggttgagaaggaggaggacaaagACGTATCTAATTCCTAACATAGACACAGGCTGGTGTCTATGTTTTGCTTTAAAGGAGGAAGTGTGTTCTTGAAAATGATTTTGATCTTCTGTTCTGGCTCGGTTCTAATGAGAAGCTTGTGGTGATAACTGCAACCGAAAACAAACCTTCCTGGTGGTAGTGAGGTTAGGAAAGTGTGTCGTTATATCTGAGGTTGCCCACCAAACATGTACATACATTAAATGTGGTTCTGTCAACTTCCTCTGCtgttattttaaaatatatatgtttcccccttttttcctttgaaaaaaaatgactgaatgaatgaTACGGACAGCTATCCATGTGACCCTGGGTAACACTTATACTATTTAAGTATGCATAAATACACATAGAGAAGGAAAATTAGAGCATAAAAGCAATTCTGATGTCTACAGCTTTGTCTCGGTTCCCTAAATTAAAAATCCTATGTACAACAAGGCAACAATTTACATTTTGTTTAAAAATGCagagctatctatctatctcctaAGCATAGATAACAAGTTAATTTCTGAGGGACAGGGAAGGTGTCATAGTTTTTGCAATTTAATTTTCTGTATTTGTTGGTGTTTTAAACTTTTTTAAGTGGGTGAACCAATCTTATATATTTTGTACAATTTACTTTATCCTCCTTTCTCGATTTTCTGAAATAAATGGTTACGTCTTCCCATATATCCATGATACTTTTTTTCTTTACGTAGTATTATAGGAACCTAAAGAGGGATCACTGTTAGTTGTACTGTAGCCACTCGGACAAATAACAGAGATGCACACCATCCTGTAGTCCCATTCGAAATACGGAGCGCCAGCTTGCCATATTCAAGCAATGTTAATTGCATAGCTGTTTAAATATGAATTTATAAACAACCAATACAACCTTGCATTGTGGTATTTAACAATGCCTAGTTAGGCTCAATAGTTTAACCTTTACGACGGTAAAGTAATTAATTCAATAACGCGATGTCTGAGGAACAAATCCTTCTGGAAACTGCAGTCACGCAGGGCAAAGGTAACCAGAGCACAGCTAAAAAGCGAATTGGACTCATTGCAACGGGGATTATTGGAGGTTCTCTGGTTGCTCTGTACGCCGTCACAGCGCCGTTTGTGACACCTGCTCTGAGGAAGATCTGCCTTCCGTTCGTCCCTGCGACCACAACCCAAGTGGAAAACGTTCTCAAGGTGCTTCGGACGAGGTCGGGGACCTTGGTGGACATCGGAAGTGGTGATGGAAGGATCGTACGTTCtgtacattgataaaaaaatattccAATAACAAGTGTCAGATCTGTGTATCCTAAAATCTACCCGTGCGTAACCAAAGGACAGATGCTGGTCACTGGAGAGGTGCACTTTACGGTTCCCCAAGAACACCTCCTGCACACTTTTCCATTAGGCTATATTGTGATGTCATATAGGATATTTGTGATTACTCGCACAAACAAATTCTCAGCCTACTTAGAAAAAAGAAAGCCACCAAATAGACCTCAAACTCAGGCAAGAAATAGGTGAAGAGAGTAACCATGAAACATCACCATCCTTTCAACTATCACTAGCTTGCACATCAATGAAAAAATGTCCAACTATCGCTCAAACCTACTCAGAAAGAAGTTAGGAACTAGATAATATTGTTACAACAGGAAATCATTAAGTTCAGTCAGTGGTCCGCCTAACAAGTTGCATGTGTTCCAGGTGATTGCCGCAGCCAAGCGTGGCTTCCATGCATCAGGCTTTGAGCTGAACCCTTGGCTGGTGTGGTACTCCCGCTACAGGGCTTGGAGAGAGGGAGTCCACCACTCCACAACCTTCCACATCTCAGACCTCTGGAAGGTGAGTTCCTCACAGATAACAGGGCTTCATGTGTAAGGTGGAGCATCCATTGGTTTTGGCATTAGGATTGTGAAAATGTACCTTTGTTTGGACATGTTTTTTTATAGTCAATCACGTTGTAGAAAGAGGAAACTGGAACGCGATGTACCGAAAGGATGAGATAATGATGAGATAATTCATTGTGTTCTGTTTTCTCTCCTAGGTGAGTTTTGCGGATTATTCAAATGTGGTCATTTTCGGAGTCCCTCAGATGGTAAGTCCTTCTCAGACCTTTCACGATCAAGTGTCCTTATATCCTGCATAAAATGGTTGAAAAGGTTACTAACAACGTAACTAACATTAGTTATAATGCCATGCATTTTACCATCCCGCAGAGGCATGTTTTGAGGACACAATCTTACAGCATGAACGACATTGAAATCCTAAAATGGATACTATATAATCTATATAACCTACGCAATACAATATACTGAAATCCTCACATTAGATAACTTTCTTTCTTCCAGATGGACCAGCTAGAGCTGAAGCTGAGCAGTGACCTCCAGAGTACAGCGAGGGTGGTGGCGTGCAGATTCCCGTTCCCCAGTTGGGTGCCTGACCAAATGGCCGGGGAGGGCATAGACACTGTCTGGGTCTACGATGCCAAGACCTTTAAAACCCCACTACAAGGTCAAACAAGACAAACCGAAGACAAACTGACTTCCACATCGTAGATGCAAATAGCCACTGTACAAAGGGAAAATACATTGTACCATTTTTGGAAGCAGTGAAACTGATATGTGTGTTTCAAAACTCAACATTTCTGTATGTTTTAAATAAAGTTATTCAACCACTTTTGTCTAAGTTTATGACCGTTCCTCTACCACCACCTAGCCGTCGAACTGTGTACTACAACCACATGCAACCTACTTGTATGCAATGTCTGCTATGGCCTGAGCGATACCTGATAACTATTGAGCGTTGCGCTCAGGGAAGAATCGCTATAAACGACGTTATCTTCACTTTGTACAGAAAAAACCCTCACGCCTCGTCGAATAGGGATCCAAACAAAAGCCTAAGATGTCTTTACCTATCAGATAGTGGCGACCCTCTACGGATCGACTGGTTAGCCGGATCTCTGTAGCAGTCTGCTGCCTGCAGCAAGTCAAGATGGACACCTCTGAAGAAGGTAGCTTTAGCTTCACTAACATTATACTCGAGTCAAATGAGCTGGCTTATATGGCCCTATCGCACTGACTGCCCCTTCAAATTAGTAGTAGTTTCTGACTCGTTATTTCCAACTCTGTAGCTTCCTGTAGCTTTAGCTCAGGTCGGCCTTACACTCGGCTGGACCACGGTCTTTGGTCGGCTAACAAGCGAGTAACTCGATCTTTACACAACTAGAGTAAAACACGTTAACTAGAAAGCTGTTGAACGCTTTAAACATGTTTTGCTTCAGCTAAGCCAGCATTAGCTGCTAAAATTGAGTGTTTTGCACTGGTGTGAATGGTTAAACAAAAACGTATTGCGTTGAGGGTTGGCCATTCTAAAGTTTAGGCAAAGGTGAAGGCTAATTTGGGTCTATCGTTTTTGCAAGGATCCGGCCAACGGTACGCAATGGTGGcatgtattttatttacgtggTAGGCTACTGTCAAGCACGTTCCATACACAGATGGACTTCCCACTAGAATAAAATACACTCTTTGTACAGGTTTGACTTGGTGGGTTACACATGGTTATGCCTTAACTAATGCATTATAACATCCCATGATTCCGAGACAGCAGCTGATATTATTTTTAAAACCCTTCCAAAAGCAACATTTGGCTTGAAattaaagctgctgtaggtaatatttttttctaaaatgTTGGCTCCAAAACATCTTGACGTCGTCACATAGACCAACACTCTGCTGTGAGTGAGTATCATCCACAATCGAGTCAGCATTGCAGAGTTATTCTGTTGTTTTACCCATAATTATCCAGCTAATTGACAGCATGCTCTTTCTCTTTGAGCTTCTTTGGTTAGGAGTGATCTTCCTGTGAAACTCAAGTATGGAATATCTCTGCACTCCTGATAAACAGGTGTAATagggaaacatttaaaaaagcaTAATTGGGTAATACTCATACAAGCTGTAAGTATCTCTGTGTTTATATTTGATTGTTAGATCATGGGCAAAAATACATTGGTACCCAGAAATAAAAAATGCAGGGGTTCATGAAATCAAAGGTTCACTGACAAAGTATGAACAAATACACATATAAGAATTACAGTGGCAGCATGGCAGGTCATCTCAATGTAGTGCAAACTGACCAAGCTATTAAAAGAAGGGAGTCACAAACACGATGCATGAATGGCAACTAAATCGGTCCCTGTGTCTTTGCAGACATTTGTCGGGTATGTCGCTCCGAGGGGACCTACGACAAGCCCCTCTACCACCCGTGTGTCTGCACCGGCAGCATCAAGTTCATCCACCAGGAATGGTATGTGACCGTCAGTCCAGGCTCCACCGCTTTCCTATGTGTCTTGATTCACATATTGCACTTCCCTTGTTGATCAATTCACCAAGGGTAGTGGATACCACACTTCAtcatgtatctatatatatatatatatattattttttttacagtctGCTACTGTGGCTTAAACACAGCCAAAAAGAATACTGTGAATTATGCAAACACCGGTTTGCATTTACACCAAGTGAGTAGCAATGTTCCTCAACCCCCGTGAAAATCGAAGATGAGTCTTACATGTGACATGCATATATAaatccctccccttctccccgtTTCCAAGTTTATTCCCCAGATATGCCCTCGCGACTGCCGGTCCAGGACATCTTTGCAGGGCTGGTGACCAGTGTGGGGACAGCCATCCGGTACTGGTTCCACTACACGCTGGTAGCCTTTGCTTGGCTGGGCGTGGTGCCGCTTACTGCATGTAGGTCCTAACTGGTTGCTGTGTTGGTCTGAGATGTTCCTCATAGGAACTACAAAAGGGCAGGATGATTGTTCTGACTGTTCTGTATGTGTTGTATATGACATATGAATGACTGAGTAATTTGGTTGTAATTGACTGTGCATTAACTTTCTTCAACACCAACAGGTCGTATCTACAAGTGCTTATTTACGGGCTCCGTGAGCTCGCTCCTCACCCTGCCACTAGACATGCTCTCGACGTAAGATAGCACTCATCTCTCACCTCTACTACACTCACGCTCACTGTAACTGTTGCTACACATGCTTTCTCTTCTGGTGACTGCACATGTGTCATGCACATGCTGTATGATTAATTCAAACTTTATTGAAATAATTGCTCCATCAACCTTCTCCCTctactttctctttctccttccatcctccatcctcctctcactcttcctcccgCCCTCCTTCCACCCCCAGGGAGAACCTGCTGGCTGACTGCCTGCAGGGCTGCTTTGTGGTCACGTGCACCCTGTGTGCCTTCATCAGTCTGGTGTGGCTCAGGGAGCAGATCGTGCACGGCGGCCCACCCAACTGGCTGGAGCACAACCACCAGCCCCCGGCCCCACACCAGCCTGACCAAGCGGAGCGCAACGAGGTCAGCTGCATCGCCCCCTGCCAAATCCAAACACGGGTTCCCCGTCGCTCGCACACATCGCTTTTCAGCAGTTGACTAGAATGAATTCGCAGCATCTCTTTCACCCACGGATATATTGCTTTTTCAACATATTTTCAATGGGTTGTGCCTCCCAAAGGAAGCACCAGTGGACCCCGCTGTAGCTCCCGAGGGCCCGGTTCTGGAGCCAGCCGATGCCGGAGAGGAGGCCGAgctggacgaggaggaagaggaagatgacgatgaagagggcgaagaagaagaggaggaggaagaggaggggcagCAGGAGGAAGCCGCCGATGGCAACAATGGTGGCCAAGGTGAGGGGGTGTTCCCGAGGTCAAAGGGCGAAGTGCATGGTCGACCGGGGTTACTAAAGGCTATCTCCTTATCTTATCACCTTTTTCTTTTTGATGGTTCGATACGTTACAATACAATGGTAGAGCAGGGAAGCCACGTCCTACACAAACTGGAAGCATGGAAGCTACATGGCATTAAACAGGAGAAGGCCAACTtccaataacaataaaaagatCATACAAAAGTAAGTTGGACACCTATTTATTCTTGTGTGTCTGGTGGTGTGCAGAAGACCTGAACTGGAACGCTCTGGAATGGGACCGCGCTGCCGAGGAGCTGAcctgggagagggtgagagatgcCGTTTCAACCAGTTGTCATGGTCATTTGGGGGACACTTTAAGCTGGAGCTTTTTACCATACCACAACATCTCTAATCACGGGGTGCCCCAGGGGGACTCAcacccctaaccctggcagtgttgaTGCTCGCGCTTGAAGGACGCTGATGGGAATCGACTGACATTTCTTTTTCTCTGCTTTGTAGATGCTCGGTCTGGATGGCTCGCTCGTCTTcctggtaagtgtgtgtgcacctacacatgcgcacacactcacactcacactcacaactCGCACTCACAATCAGTAAGAGCTTTATTGCCGTGTCAGTGTTGTGAGTATTTGTTTTAAAAATTatcaaatacaaaacataactGTAAATGCAATCACATAAAGAATCACATAATACAATTTACAAAATCCAACATAAAAAATCAAAGGGAAAAGGGTTAAAATTGACTCACTGATtaacagaggcacacacatacgccgCAATGCGATGATATGGATGATATGGATGTGTGGTtctctgtgtgtccctccaGGAGCatgtgttctgggtggtgtcTCTGAACACTCTGTTCATCCTGGTGTTTGGTGAGTTCCCACCAGACCCGCACTGTAGGTCCCAAAAGCAGGAAACCCATTCAGACTCCATTTGAATCCTAGCTTCGGAGTGGCTTCGTAAGACTTGATAGATACTAAGTGACTTCTTCATTCCTCTTTATGCATGTGCAACTATTGCGCAGAATTGCTTTTGGAAACGACTCTTTAGCAGTCACTTTTCTCCAAAAGACTCTATACCAACCGGATTACATGTCATGTATTACATGATGCTTTACTACACCTAATGCTACGGATGTGTATCTGGAATACGTGAGGCAAGACACATTAAGGGGAATCCGGCCTCCGTACGTGTAATTTCAGTGAGAGGCTCAGGCAAGAAAATACTTTTAGAAGTTCTTGACTGAGGTGAAGATGAGTAGGTGTGACCAGGTACCAGCTGAATGCAGCATTAACCTACCCTCCATACTCCCTCGTCCCCACAGCGTTCTGCCCCTACCACATCGGCCACTTCTCTGTGGTAGGCCTCGGCTTGGAAGAAAACGTAAGTACTTGATATTGAATAATAGGAGAAATTATGTAATGCATGTGCAAATTAGAACTGGCATGTACTGCTACTGAAAGTGTCGATAGTGTACATTGaaagatattgttaatattctAAATCAGTATgatggtttgtttgtttaataaTGGTTAGGTCGAATAATGGTATGTTAATGTTTGATAAACGTACCCTAATTACTAAGCGTTACAAAGTgatttaataaatattatttattttcagatatTTTGTACATTTGCTGAAGAAGCTCTGTTGTGATTGTGATATTTCCTcttgtgtgttgtggttgttgtggaCGCTGCAGGTTAAAGACTCCCACTTCGATGGCCTTCTCACCACCATTCTGGGCTACATCCTCCTGGCCGCCGCCCTCATAGTCTGCCATGTATCCTGGAAGTGAACCGGAGCAGAGCAACACGTGCACAGAACGCACATGCTCGGAGTGCGTGTTCTGTACGCCTGTGTAGAGGCCGGTGTGCAAGTTGTTTAGTGAAATAATGAGTTAactcgtttgtttgtttgttggttagTTAGCTAGCGGTTTTCTGAGACTAGCTAGCTATCTAGTTTGGTTGTTAGTGGGTTGGTTAGCTCGAAAGCTGGTCtgagtgttttttctttcttcatctGAACTGCCATAACCTACTTACTTCCATAACTAGGTTTCTGTTTAATGACAGAACTAATGTCTCAGTGAGTACAGCGTGAGAGTTTAAGTTGCGGTTTTAAGATTGGTTTCTAGTTTTGACGTGAAGAAGAGTGTTccacgactgtgtgtgtggggtccttAGCGTGGGGTCTCCCAGACGCTGGCCTCCCTGGTGAGGTTCCAGAAATCCAGACGGCTCCTGGGAGTCTGTTACATCGTCGTCAAGGTAACCGGCAGTCCCTCGGTCGACGCGGACCGTGCTCTGAATGCAGATTCTGCCTCTTGGAGGGCGAGACTTGCTTTCTGCAGTCAGATTAACAATAAATATTGTTCTTCTTTTTTCAGGTCTCCTTGTTGGTTGTCATGGAGATAGGATTGTTCCCTATGATTTGCGGCTGGTGGCTGGACATCTGCTCATTGGTTTGTCAATCACACTAAAACTCAAACTCCTCCCAtttgacacactgtgtgaaataTAGGTTCACATATTCAATAAACGGTTAAATTAATGCAGGCAGGTAGTCTAGTGGATTGAGTGTTTTTAACCCCACCAAAAGGTTCATGGTACAAATCGTACCAGACCGCAGTATTTTTGGATGAAAGTAtgttatatttaagcaatagatcacgccaggctgtggtatgtgctcattataccactgttaaggggcgttgtccggccccgacgcgcagcggagggccggcgacccccttcacagtggtataatgagcacatgccactgactgaagtgatctattgcttttatacaatggttactgttatggcgaaacgaaagtcatagacacactacatttaaaaagaaacaaagaaagtcaaactaGCCCTTTTGttaaaagaatacaaaaaagtagt is a window of Gadus macrocephalus chromosome 8, ASM3116895v1 DNA encoding:
- the atpsckmt gene encoding ATP synthase subunit C lysine N-methyltransferase, translated to MSEEQILLETAVTQGKGNQSTAKKRIGLIATGIIGGSLVALYAVTAPFVTPALRKICLPFVPATTTQVENVLKVLRTRSGTLVDIGSGDGRIVIAAAKRGFHASGFELNPWLVWYSRYRAWREGVHHSTTFHISDLWKVSFADYSNVVIFGVPQMMDQLELKLSSDLQSTARVVACRFPFPSWVPDQMAGEGIDTVWVYDAKTFKTPLQGQTRQTEDKLTSTS
- the LOC132463111 gene encoding neuropilin and tolloid-like protein 1 isoform X2, yielding MAKLLLHIVITTLMSDLSGATTTTKKAQVKNNSGVTPAGQCGDWVKELSGGSFTSPNYPEKYPADRECIYIIEASPRQCIDLFFLERYSIEPSWDCKFDHIEVRDGPFGFSPIIGRYCGQQSPAYVRSSGRYLYIKFVSDGELEATGFSAHYNFTQDPEFKGLGELPPLPFCDFDMVGPEGYVESAAISAESRALPTEAVDCRWYIRAPPKSKIYLRFLEYEMHNSNECKRNFVAIYDGSSSVEHLKNKFCSTVANDVMLVNSVGVVRLWADEGSRKSRFKILFTTFHSPPCEGDTFFCHSNMCINNTLVCNGIQNCVYPWDENHCKEKRVSSILDTLDHTNLTIIAVTIIGVIILLVISVIIQIKQPRKKYIIRRDDFDPALLHPGFEPPHYELCTLRRAPSRELSDADAAADYDRFHTLLRSSSRCIRDHHCGSQQGSMHGSMHGSVHGSVHGSVHGSRSNLSLRDGSAAILTDGGGPLGLAPPPPPPPPPPPLPLPPAMLLAQQSPRNGMLRHTAPVGRRSMVMNHEDEDEEEEEDEEDEEELMMEDDGVHHRAPHHHLHHQHHHPGQQYHHQGFFPSMEQSHAPHHGMSNDY
- the LOC132463111 gene encoding neuropilin and tolloid-like protein 1 isoform X1, which translates into the protein MAKLLLHIVITTLMSDLSGATTTTKKAQAALLALNGSRGRFKTKMAATGEDCPSQGRLKLCVWPPVGVLVKNNSGVTPAGQCGDWVKELSGGSFTSPNYPEKYPADRECIYIIEASPRQCIDLFFLERYSIEPSWDCKFDHIEVRDGPFGFSPIIGRYCGQQSPAYVRSSGRYLYIKFVSDGELEATGFSAHYNFTQDPEFKGLGELPPLPFCDFDMVGPEGYVESAAISAESRALPTEAVDCRWYIRAPPKSKIYLRFLEYEMHNSNECKRNFVAIYDGSSSVEHLKNKFCSTVANDVMLVNSVGVVRLWADEGSRKSRFKILFTTFHSPPCEGDTFFCHSNMCINNTLVCNGIQNCVYPWDENHCKEKRVSSILDTLDHTNLTIIAVTIIGVIILLVISVIIQIKQPRKKYIIRRDDFDPALLHPGFEPPHYELCTLRRAPSRELSDADAAADYDRFHTLLRSSSRCIRDHHCGSQQGSMHGSMHGSVHGSVHGSVHGSRSNLSLRDGSAAILTDGGGPLGLAPPPPPPPPPPPLPLPPAMLLAQQSPRNGMLRHTAPVGRRSMVMNHEDEDEEEEEDEEDEEELMMEDDGVHHRAPHHHLHHQHHHPGQQYHHQGFFPSMEQSHAPHHGMSNDY